One genomic window of Mucilaginibacter sp. SJ includes the following:
- a CDS encoding NUMOD4 domain-containing protein — protein sequence MTVLNINHIYLNKSTADLPGEVWKDIPGFEGSYRASSLGRVKSLDRTVPHPRLYKQFVKGRILSQSVHKNNNLVSGEPMIDLRVTLTIENRAYYFNTRRLIYKTFIDPRLDYSKDGLYVINIDNNGYNNSPENLKLVTKSEKQKRAVQRDRVLPYLKTADRSGWKKNYSTSKPVAQYDLEGNLIKKYPSIKEASRQVNLGEKAIIEVAKGLYKQWNGFVWRYL from the coding sequence ATGACTGTTTTAAATATTAACCATATTTATCTCAATAAATCAACAGCCGATTTGCCCGGCGAAGTTTGGAAGGATATTCCGGGTTTTGAAGGTTCGTACCGGGCATCCAGTCTGGGGAGGGTAAAATCATTGGACAGGACCGTTCCGCACCCGCGGTTGTATAAGCAGTTCGTAAAGGGCCGTATCTTAAGTCAATCCGTTCATAAAAACAATAACCTGGTATCAGGTGAGCCCATGATTGACCTGCGTGTAACCCTCACCATCGAAAACAGGGCTTATTATTTCAATACCCGGAGGCTGATCTATAAAACTTTTATCGATCCGCGGCTGGATTACAGCAAAGACGGCCTGTATGTGATCAATATAGATAATAACGGATATAATAATTCCCCGGAAAATTTAAAGCTGGTGACCAAAAGTGAAAAACAAAAACGAGCCGTTCAAAGGGACCGCGTATTACCCTATCTTAAAACGGCCGACAGGTCCGGTTGGAAAAAGAACTATTCAACCAGCAAACCTGTTGCGCAATACGATCTTGAGGGAAACCTGATCAAAAAATATCCAAGTATAAAGGAAGCATCCAGGCAAGTGAACCTGGGAGAAAAAGCTATCATAGAGGTAGCAAAGGGATTGTATAAACAATGGAATGGTTTTGTTTGGAGATATCTTTAA
- a CDS encoding tyrosine-type recombinase/integrase, which produces MKTNLSAFEEYLIAEGFGSETVYQHVKYAGRFLDWLAETSLALPQVTHAEMLDFADQLKKEDKGINLINRIMLAVSYYFTWLQYEGKAGYNPTAGIRLKGAIRNVPHDLLTKPELEALYESYPVTDERTHRNKVIVGLLVYQALTRDEIHALRAEHLKLREGKIHIPATGKLNSRILSLEPHQILDLQEYILAVRPKILAERMAERSGRKPNKYQAVEDVHRLFVSMNGQETMKNSLLHLNYALRKINTRYKHGTQIRQSVITEWLKEKNLRTVQYMAGHRYISSTERYKTNNLEDLKDALNKHHPLTLS; this is translated from the coding sequence ATGAAAACCAATCTTAGCGCGTTTGAAGAATACCTGATAGCGGAAGGCTTCGGGTCAGAAACAGTCTATCAGCATGTTAAATATGCAGGCCGGTTCCTGGACTGGCTGGCAGAAACAAGCCTGGCTTTACCGCAGGTGACCCATGCAGAAATGCTCGACTTTGCCGACCAGCTGAAAAAAGAAGATAAAGGCATCAACCTGATCAACCGCATCATGCTGGCGGTAAGCTATTACTTTACGTGGCTGCAGTACGAAGGTAAAGCCGGTTATAACCCTACGGCTGGTATCAGGCTGAAAGGGGCTATCCGGAACGTACCGCATGACCTGTTAACCAAACCCGAACTGGAAGCGCTTTACGAAAGCTACCCGGTAACAGATGAACGCACCCACCGCAATAAAGTGATTGTCGGCTTACTGGTTTACCAGGCATTGACGAGGGATGAAATCCATGCCCTTCGTGCTGAACACCTGAAACTCAGAGAAGGCAAAATACATATCCCTGCCACCGGCAAGCTGAACAGCCGGATACTTAGCCTTGAACCTCATCAAATCTTAGACTTGCAGGAATATATACTGGCGGTGCGGCCGAAGATACTGGCTGAACGTATGGCTGAACGTTCCGGCAGGAAACCGAATAAATACCAAGCTGTAGAAGATGTACACCGGCTCTTTGTCTCTATGAACGGGCAGGAAACGATGAAAAACAGTCTGCTTCACCTCAACTATGCACTAAGAAAAATAAACACCAGGTATAAACACGGGACGCAGATCAGGCAGAGTGTCATTACTGAATGGCTAAAGGAAAAGAACCTGCGGACCGTACAGTACATGGCGGGCCACCGCTATATCAGCAGTACCGAGCGTTATAAAACCAATAACCTTGAAGACCTGAAAGATGCGCTTAATAAGCATCATCCGTTAACTCTTTCCTAA